The Candidatus Rubidus massiliensis DNA segment ACTAGAAAACTAACTCCTGTAGCTTGTTCTAAAGCTTTAATATTTCTACCTTCGCGTCCAATAATACGACCTTTTAAATCCTCATTTGGTAAAGATACTGTATTGATGGTCATTTCAGAAATAGATGAAGTAGAAAGTCTTGATATAGTTGTTGCGATAATTTTTTTAGCTTCTAATTCAGCAACTTCTTCGGCTTCCTTGCAAGCTCTTTTAATATAGCTTGCAGTGTCAGATTGAACTTCTACCATCATTTTAGTCATGAGAATTTCTTTAGCTTCTTGCGAGGTTATACCAGAAATTTTTTCTAATTGATGGGAAAGTTCTATTTGTAATTGTTTGTTTTTTTCTGTTTGAGAAAGTAATTCAGCCTCTTGTTTTGCTAAAAAAGTTTCTTTGTAATTAACTTCTGCTAATTTTTTTTGGATGGAAGAAGCTTTACTTTCTAGTTTAGTTTCTTTTAATAATATCTTTTCTTCTTCTCTCAATATTTTTTTTCTTTCAATATCCCATAACTTTTGAAGATCTTTCTCCTGGGAAGTAAGTCTTTCCTTTACAGTGTTTTCTGTTTGAGATATCAATTGTTTTGCATCTTCTTCAGCTTTTTCTATGATAGTTTGAGCAAGTTTTTGAAATGATCCAACTTTCCACCAAAAAAAGACGCAAGAAATTATAATTGTTGAAAGGCTACCCGTTAAAAAGAAAATGAAAAGTGGTGTATCTTCCATAATGTGATGACAAATGCTGTAAGAGTATTAATGTAAAAAAAGATTGAGCTCTTTAGCTTAATCTTAAAAAGGCCTTTAAACTATTGCTTTAAAATATCTAAACCAATTTCTTAAGAGTAGAATTTGGCTATTGTTTTGCTATAGCAAATTCTCGATCCATTTTTAAAAAAGGTAAGTTAATTATTTATAACAAAAAATTATAAAGTCAATCTTTACTATCTTCAGGCTTAATTTTTACTTTTTCAACCGAGCGATCACTTGTGCTTAATACTTCTAATTCAAATTGATCTTGGTGGATGATAAATCCTTTATCAGGGATTGAACCTGTGCAATGAAAAATATAGCCTCCAATGGTATCGTATTCACCATCTTGAGGGATAATAATACCTAGTTCTTCTTCAACGTCATCAATATTCATTCTTGCATCTACAATCCATGAACCGTCTGCCTGTTTTTTGAAAAGGGTTTCTTCTTCGTCATATTCATCGGCTATCTCACCAACAATTTCTTCTAAAATATCTTCAATCGTGACGATCCCTTCTGTTCCTCCATATTCATCAACAATTATGGATAAATGAACTTGTTTTTTTCTAAATTCTTGAAGTAAAGCAGAAATCTTTTTAGTTTCTGGTGTATACAAAACACTTTTTTGGATTGTTTCGATAGGGCTTTCAAGGATAGATGGATCCTTTTTTTCCTCATATTCCACAAATTTATTTAATATATCTTTATACATTAAGACGCCGACAATATTATCAACAGTATTTCTATAAACAGGCGTTCTGCTATACCCTTCAGATAGTCTTGCCGCATCTCTTATAGTTGTTTCTGCGGGCAAGCTAAATACATCCACCCTTGGAACCATAACTTCTCTTGCAATTCTTTCACGAAAATGAAGAACAGATTCTATTAATTTTTTATCGTGAGCTTCAAAAGAGGCTCCTAATTGAGCTTCATGAATAATGTTTATAAGTTCTTGCTTAGCTTTTGAATGAGGAGTGTAAATTGTATCTAAATACATATTTTTTTTTACAAGCAAAGGTATTTTAAAAAAAATATAGGTAATAGGAAATACAATTAAAAGAAAAGGAGCGGCAATACTTGAGCAAATTCGAATAGCAGATTCTGGTTTTTTAATAGCATATATACGGGAAAAATAATCACCAAATATAAACGAAATTAAAGCTGCGGCTATTGTATAAAAAAATATCCATACAAGGGAAAAGTCATATAAATGATTTATAGACGATACCCCAG contains these protein-coding regions:
- the tlyC_1 gene encoding Hemolysin C → MINIIFFSLLLITLIASFSLTALINAFRKIHQRDWTKYLKKDRSFVYKTLPKFVFLGKEQEVIFFSAICAQNLVRFCYAAFVTILLFNSSLFQNWFTGVSSINHLYDFSLVWIFFYTIAAALISFIFGDYFSRIYAIKKPESAIRICSSIAAPFLLIVFPITYIFFKIPLLVKKNMYLDTIYTPHSKAKQELINIIHEAQLGASFEAHDKKLIESVLHFRERIAREVMVPRVDVFSLPAETTIRDAARLSEGYSRTPVYRNTVDNIVGVLMYKDILNKFVEYEEKKDPSILESPIETIQKSVLYTPETKKISALLQEFRKKQVHLSIIVDEYGGTEGIVTIEDILEEIVGEIADEYDEEETLFKKQADGSWIVDARMNIDDVEEELGIIIPQDGEYDTIGGYIFHCTGSIPDKGFIIHQDQFELEVLSTSDRSVEKVKIKPEDSKD